In one Merismopedia glauca CCAP 1448/3 genomic region, the following are encoded:
- a CDS encoding DUF4148 domain-containing protein: protein MNKITTISALAITLMSTAIVSAPASAQNIFTFPASACQPTRSESAARLSFDSNSVRHNGIDTEDGTLVCPINNPTIINKVRAIATVSFPTGATPPLCTLKSFKLDGTLLGTSSTQPISGGKALLTQDSITPGNYHTFFCRLRPGNEMKNYQLVLF, encoded by the coding sequence ATGAACAAAATCACAACTATCTCTGCTTTAGCAATAACTTTGATGTCTACCGCTATAGTTTCAGCACCAGCATCAGCCCAAAACATATTTACCTTTCCAGCTAGTGCTTGTCAGCCAACCAGGTCTGAGAGTGCAGCAAGGCTATCTTTTGATAGTAATTCCGTCAGGCATAATGGGATCGATACTGAAGATGGTACGCTTGTATGTCCGATTAATAACCCTACTATCATCAATAAAGTTCGTGCCATAGCAACAGTATCTTTCCCGACTGGAGCTACTCCACCATTATGTACTCTAAAATCTTTTAAACTCGATGGTACCTTGTTGGGTACTTCTAGTACCCAGCCTATTAGTGGTGGCAAAGCTCTATTAACACAAGACTCTATAACTCCAGGTAATTACCATACTTTCTTTTGTCGGTTGCGACCGGGTAACGAAATGAAAAACTACCAACTTGTACTATTCTAA